The following are from one region of the Hymenobacter radiodurans genome:
- a CDS encoding TerC family protein, which yields MENTPAFWVGFNVFVLAMLMLDLLVFNRKAHVVKMREALGWSAFWIALSLTFNYLVYRTMGKQAGLEFLTGYLIEKSLSVDNLFVFLLIFSYFKVPQQYQHKILFWGIIGALVLRAVFILVGAALLAKFHFLLYVLGAFLIYTGIKMATSGSEPEIDPDNNPVVKFLSRYMPITSKIEDGRFFVRKENLLFATPLFVVLVMVETTDVVFAADSIPAILAVSRDTFIVYTSNVFALLGLRALYFALEGLMRLFHYLHYGLSLILIFIGFKLLITDYLHIPMAISLGVVGFILVISVILSLVLPKKEKEDTLPLHK from the coding sequence ATGGAAAATACCCCCGCCTTTTGGGTTGGCTTCAACGTCTTTGTATTAGCAATGCTAATGCTGGATTTGCTGGTGTTCAACCGCAAGGCCCATGTGGTAAAAATGCGCGAAGCCCTGGGTTGGAGCGCATTCTGGATTGCCCTTTCCCTCACGTTCAATTACCTCGTGTATCGCACGATGGGCAAGCAGGCCGGACTGGAATTTCTGACCGGCTACCTGATTGAGAAGTCTCTGAGTGTGGACAATTTATTCGTGTTCCTGCTCATTTTCAGTTACTTCAAGGTTCCCCAGCAATACCAGCACAAAATCCTTTTTTGGGGAATTATTGGAGCCTTGGTGCTGCGGGCAGTCTTTATCCTGGTAGGAGCGGCTTTACTGGCCAAGTTTCACTTCTTGCTGTATGTACTAGGCGCGTTCCTGATTTATACGGGCATCAAAATGGCCACCAGCGGTAGTGAGCCCGAAATTGACCCTGATAATAATCCCGTGGTCAAGTTCTTGAGTCGCTATATGCCCATTACCAGCAAGATAGAAGATGGGCGCTTCTTTGTGCGCAAAGAAAACCTGCTGTTCGCTACTCCCCTGTTTGTAGTACTAGTAATGGTCGAAACTACAGACGTCGTGTTTGCCGCCGATTCTATCCCCGCCATTCTCGCCGTTTCCCGCGACACGTTTATCGTGTACACTTCCAATGTGTTTGCACTGCTTGGTCTGCGAGCTTTGTACTTTGCTTTGGAAGGGCTTATGCGACTTTTCCACTACCTGCACTACGGCTTATCCCTGATCCTGATATTTATCGGTTTCAAACTCTTAATTACTGATTACCTCCATATTCCTATGGCCATTTCTTTGGGAGTGGTAGGCTTCATTCTGGTGATATCGGTTATCCTATCTCTGGTGTTGCCCAAGAAGGAAAAGGAAGACACTCTGCCACTGCACAAGTAA
- a CDS encoding polyprenol monophosphomannose synthase, translated as MNDGLVLIPTYNERENAELIIRKVFSLPKAFDVLVIDDGSPDGTAQVVRELQNEFPGRLFLEERRGKLGLGTAYIHGFGWALQHGYSYIFEMDADFSHNPDDLQRLYEACTVEGYDMAIGSRYCQGVNVVNWPMDRVLMSWFASAYVRFITGMPIADATAGFKCYSAEVLRTIELDRIRFVGYAFQIEMKWLAYKYGFRIKEVPIIFTDRTRGTSKMSKGIFKEAFFGVVQMKVASWFRRFDRNSAASSNAISVPTVTPARQTR; from the coding sequence ATGAATGATGGGCTGGTCCTAATTCCGACGTACAACGAGCGCGAAAACGCGGAATTGATTATCCGTAAAGTATTCTCGCTACCTAAAGCTTTCGACGTGCTTGTCATCGACGATGGCTCGCCTGACGGTACCGCTCAGGTTGTACGTGAACTGCAAAATGAGTTTCCGGGTCGCTTGTTTTTGGAAGAACGGCGCGGTAAGCTCGGCTTAGGCACGGCCTATATTCATGGCTTCGGGTGGGCTCTGCAACACGGCTACAGCTACATTTTTGAGATGGACGCCGACTTCTCGCATAACCCCGACGACCTCCAGCGCTTATATGAAGCCTGCACCGTGGAAGGCTATGACATGGCCATCGGTAGCCGCTACTGTCAGGGGGTAAACGTCGTCAACTGGCCCATGGATAGGGTATTGATGTCGTGGTTTGCCTCTGCCTACGTTCGCTTCATTACGGGTATGCCTATCGCCGATGCTACGGCGGGCTTTAAATGCTATTCGGCGGAGGTACTGCGCACTATTGAGCTCGACCGTATTCGCTTCGTGGGCTACGCCTTCCAGATTGAAATGAAATGGCTAGCTTACAAGTATGGTTTCCGCATAAAAGAAGTTCCGATCATCTTCACCGACCGCACCCGTGGCACCTCCAAGATGTCGAAGGGTATTTTTAAAGAAGCTTTTTTCGGAGTCGTGCAGATGAAAGTAGCCAGTTGGTTTCGTCGCTTCGACCGGAATTCAGCAGCTAGTTCCAATGCTATTTCGGTTCCGACCGTAACCCCGGCCCGCCAAACCAGGTAA
- a CDS encoding transglycosylase domain-containing protein → MTPATKKKIALGFGILVLLLAGAVGVFFLKRQQLLDYALAQVKTRVERKYPVQLTLGPAKFTDFNTVRVEGVSLVPTGKDTLLRARSINASLSARSLFAGRPVFSNLQIDNARLTALKTAATDNFSFLYKKKSRPTAVVRDTTQGTNYGLLLNQLIEAGFDNIPAEADFKNFLVTYRSPGHAATIDMPSLTIEDGNIAGQLTATIDSVENRVGIQGRVEPRDYVVQAKVYGLNKRPVVFPYLQQRYKARVQFDTLRFSLTDKELDDDELTLRGTAAASNFAVYQAKLADRDIVVRSGVMDFVATLGQGAFSLDEGTKVTLNKMVFYPAISLRKLPVQQRRIGKKLNGLTSRNDLLAGLQFKADIKSTETTANDFFASLPEGMFETLEGTKGEGTLTYSLKAALDMNQLDSLTFNSTLRSKNFRVTRWGNEDLSKLNQAFAYTAYNDKGDSIRTFKVGTPNRDFTPFNRISNHLKNAILTAEDPRFFTHKGFMEKAFVKSAIQNIKEKRFARGGSTISMQLVKNVFLTRKKTLARKAEETLIVWIIENTRVASKERMFEVYLNIIEWGPKVYGVTDAARFYFDKSPSELNLSESLYLASIVPKPKFYRYSFDSYGNLRGSARYFYRLIAGIMAKRGMISQSAYDDLSLGVALNGPARKYIVTAVDTVRAFAPADSAQFEPLNLIDLLGGNTTPDAGVNTTPPDQDDNNNPTPNPQQP, encoded by the coding sequence TTCTGGACTATGCTCTCGCTCAGGTCAAAACGCGGGTAGAGCGAAAGTATCCTGTGCAGCTGACCCTTGGACCGGCTAAGTTTACTGACTTCAACACGGTGCGTGTTGAGGGCGTTTCTCTGGTGCCTACGGGCAAGGATACATTACTGCGGGCCCGTAGCATCAATGCTTCTTTGAGTGCCCGCTCCTTGTTCGCGGGGCGGCCGGTATTCAGCAATTTGCAGATCGATAATGCCCGACTAACGGCCCTTAAAACGGCTGCTACCGATAATTTTTCTTTCCTCTACAAAAAGAAAAGCCGGCCGACTGCCGTGGTGCGTGATACTACACAGGGCACCAATTATGGCCTGCTACTGAATCAACTCATCGAGGCCGGATTCGATAATATTCCCGCTGAGGCTGATTTTAAGAACTTTCTCGTCACCTACCGCAGCCCAGGCCATGCGGCGACCATTGATATGCCCAGCCTGACCATTGAAGATGGTAATATTGCGGGGCAACTAACAGCAACTATCGATTCCGTTGAAAATCGAGTAGGCATTCAGGGGCGGGTTGAACCCCGCGACTACGTGGTGCAGGCCAAGGTATATGGCTTAAATAAGCGCCCGGTAGTATTCCCTTACTTACAGCAGCGCTATAAAGCGCGCGTACAGTTTGATACGCTACGCTTTAGCCTGACCGATAAGGAACTAGATGACGATGAGCTGACACTACGCGGTACAGCAGCAGCCAGCAACTTTGCTGTTTATCAGGCCAAGCTTGCTGATCGGGATATTGTAGTGCGCAGTGGAGTTATGGATTTTGTGGCTACGCTGGGCCAGGGGGCTTTTTCGCTGGATGAGGGCACAAAGGTGACGCTGAATAAGATGGTGTTTTACCCCGCCATCAGTTTGCGCAAGCTGCCGGTTCAGCAGCGGCGCATCGGTAAAAAGCTGAACGGCCTAACCTCCCGCAATGACTTACTGGCCGGCTTGCAGTTTAAAGCGGATATCAAGTCGACGGAAACGACAGCCAATGACTTTTTCGCTTCGTTGCCGGAAGGCATGTTTGAAACCCTGGAAGGAACGAAGGGCGAGGGCACGCTTACGTACAGCCTGAAGGCAGCGTTGGACATGAACCAGCTCGATAGCCTGACGTTCAATTCAACACTGCGCAGCAAAAACTTCCGCGTTACGCGCTGGGGCAATGAAGATCTGAGTAAGCTGAATCAAGCCTTTGCTTATACCGCTTATAACGACAAGGGCGACTCTATTCGCACCTTCAAAGTAGGGACTCCTAACCGGGATTTTACGCCTTTCAACCGAATTTCCAATCACCTCAAAAACGCCATCCTGACGGCCGAAGACCCGCGCTTCTTCACGCATAAAGGATTCATGGAAAAGGCGTTTGTGAAGTCAGCCATTCAGAATATTAAAGAGAAGCGCTTCGCACGTGGTGGCAGCACTATCTCGATGCAGTTGGTCAAAAACGTATTTCTGACGCGTAAGAAAACTCTGGCTCGGAAAGCAGAAGAGACGCTGATTGTGTGGATTATTGAAAATACGCGTGTTGCGTCGAAGGAACGCATGTTTGAAGTGTATCTCAACATTATTGAGTGGGGACCCAAAGTGTATGGAGTAACAGATGCAGCCCGCTTCTATTTTGATAAATCACCCAGCGAGTTGAATTTATCCGAAAGCCTGTACCTAGCCAGCATTGTGCCCAAGCCTAAGTTCTACCGTTACTCCTTCGATAGCTACGGTAACCTGCGCGGCAGTGCGCGATATTTCTACCGACTTATTGCTGGTATTATGGCCAAGCGGGGTATGATCTCCCAAAGTGCCTATGATGATCTGTCGTTGGGTGTGGCGCTCAATGGTCCGGCGCGTAAGTACATTGTGACGGCCGTGGATACCGTACGCGCCTTCGCGCCTGCCGACTCTGCGCAGTTTGAGCCTCTGAATTTGATTGATTTGCTTGGGGGCAATACAACCCCTGATGCGGGCGTAAATACCACTCCGCCTGATCAAGATGATAACAACAACCCTACTCCAAATCCGCAACAGCCATAA
- the hemG gene encoding protoporphyrinogen oxidase codes for MKVAILGGGISGLTLAFYLQKAGVAYDLFEANDTLGGNLRTERRDGYLLETGPNSLQLSDELGDLLADLNLTSEIQETAAVSANRYILRNGRYHRLPASPPALLTSGFFSFKAKLNILRELARPAVLPDAQETLGGFFRRRFGSEIVDYALNPFISGIYAGDPEQLLLHKTFPKLAALEQTYGSVLRGLAKSGGAGGRRKIFSLRGGLQTLATALTNQLTHRHTGQLVTGLTRDTAGNYQVQTARGAFSDASYDVVALALPAYAAAPLLKPLFPEAASALAAVNYPPMAAVFTAYRRTDVTHPLDGFGALHPKVEQSYAAGSIWTTSIFPDRAPTDQVLFTTFVGGSQYAAQADQAAEEQKAAVHEELSRFYGIKSAPLWQHQYYWAKAIPQFDTRIIAAHAAADELAAQGIESVANWRAGVGVPDCVRYARQMAEKIADSAA; via the coding sequence ATGAAAGTCGCTATTCTGGGAGGAGGCATTTCGGGGCTCACACTCGCTTTTTATCTGCAAAAAGCTGGCGTCGCTTACGATCTATTTGAGGCTAATGATACGCTGGGGGGCAATTTGCGCACCGAGCGCCGCGATGGCTATCTGCTCGAAACCGGCCCCAACTCCCTTCAGCTCAGCGACGAGTTGGGCGACCTACTCGCCGACTTGAACCTTACTAGCGAAATTCAGGAAACGGCCGCCGTCAGCGCCAACCGTTACATCCTGCGCAATGGCCGCTACCATCGCTTGCCTGCCTCGCCGCCAGCGTTGCTTACCAGTGGTTTTTTTAGCTTCAAAGCCAAGCTGAATATACTGCGCGAATTGGCCCGTCCTGCTGTGCTGCCGGATGCGCAGGAGACACTGGGGGGCTTTTTTCGGCGACGCTTTGGCTCCGAAATCGTCGATTACGCGCTCAATCCATTTATCTCGGGCATTTATGCTGGCGACCCGGAACAGCTCCTTCTGCACAAGACCTTCCCGAAACTAGCCGCGCTGGAGCAAACGTATGGCTCCGTGCTGCGTGGCCTAGCCAAATCGGGCGGCGCGGGTGGACGGCGCAAAATTTTCTCCCTGCGTGGTGGCCTCCAAACGCTGGCCACAGCCCTTACCAATCAGCTTACCCACCGCCACACCGGCCAGCTAGTCACGGGCCTGACACGTGATACGGCGGGCAACTACCAGGTTCAGACGGCTCGAGGGGCTTTTTCAGATGCGTCCTATGATGTCGTCGCCCTGGCCCTACCTGCCTACGCCGCTGCCCCACTACTTAAACCGCTTTTTCCGGAAGCAGCTTCTGCCCTAGCAGCTGTGAATTATCCGCCCATGGCCGCCGTATTCACCGCCTACCGCCGTACTGATGTTACTCACCCGCTGGATGGCTTTGGGGCTCTCCACCCAAAAGTAGAGCAGTCCTACGCAGCCGGCAGTATCTGGACCACCTCCATCTTTCCCGACCGCGCGCCCACCGATCAAGTGCTGTTCACCACCTTCGTGGGCGGCAGTCAATATGCAGCACAAGCTGATCAGGCTGCCGAGGAGCAAAAGGCGGCTGTGCATGAGGAGTTAAGTCGTTTCTACGGAATTAAGAGTGCTCCACTGTGGCAGCACCAATATTACTGGGCGAAGGCTATTCCGCAATTTGATACACGCATTATAGCGGCACACGCTGCTGCCGATGAACTGGCGGCGCAGGGAATAGAGTCTGTGGCTAATTGGCGGGCTGGAGTTGGTGTACCCGATTGCGTACGCTATGCGCGCCAAATGGCAGAAAAAATCGCTGATAGTGCAGCTTGA